A stretch of the Saprospiraceae bacterium genome encodes the following:
- the kdsA gene encoding 3-deoxy-8-phosphooctulonate synthase: MSNSLINSIQQTRLNNFFLIAGPCVVESKDLCEEIAGTVQQICYDLSIPYIFKASYRKANRSRLDSFTGIGDEMGLDILRHIAKTYQIPVTTDIHTDEEAAIASVFVDILQIPAFLCRQTSLLVAAAETGKVVNIKKGQFMSPEGMRYAVDKVRQANNQQIWLTERGTTFGYQDLVVDYRGIPAMRSFNVPVIMDCTHSLQQPNQSSGVTGGRPDLIETIAKAAIAVGADGLFIETHPKPEIAKSDGANMLRLEYLKPLLEKLCKIRKAID; encoded by the coding sequence ATGAGTAATTCACTAATAAACAGCATTCAACAAACAAGGTTGAATAACTTTTTTCTGATTGCCGGCCCCTGCGTGGTCGAATCAAAAGATTTGTGTGAAGAAATTGCCGGAACTGTTCAACAAATCTGTTATGACTTGAGCATACCATACATTTTTAAAGCGTCTTACCGGAAAGCCAATCGTTCACGCTTAGATTCTTTTACAGGAATTGGCGATGAGATGGGTTTAGATATTTTAAGACACATTGCAAAAACCTATCAGATTCCTGTGACAACGGATATTCATACCGACGAAGAAGCAGCAATTGCATCTGTGTTTGTTGATATTTTACAAATTCCAGCTTTTTTATGCAGACAAACCTCCTTGTTGGTTGCAGCAGCAGAAACTGGTAAAGTAGTGAATATAAAAAAGGGACAGTTTATGAGTCCTGAAGGGATGCGTTATGCAGTTGACAAAGTTAGGCAAGCAAACAATCAACAGATTTGGTTGACCGAACGAGGAACTACTTTTGGATATCAGGATTTAGTGGTTGATTATCGGGGCATTCCGGCAATGAGGTCATTTAATGTTCCCGTAATTATGGATTGTACCCATTCATTGCAACAGCCAAATCAAAGTTCAGGCGTTACTGGAGGACGTCCGGATCTGATTGAAACAATTGCCAAAGCAGCCATAGCGGTTGGTGCAGATGGATTATTTATTGAAACACACCCAAAACCAGAAATCGCAAAATCCGATGGTGCAAATATGTTGCGTTTAGAATATTTAAAACCGCTGCTGGAGAAACTTTGCAAAATTCGCAAAGCGATTGATTAA
- a CDS encoding FAD-binding protein, producing the protein MQLVDYRLLPETIDSEEAHRKAIAEQLQQTKGTGFHYKIVKRNIDARARNIYFVFRAEVYPDSIPDSIPVEFNYKNVSDAKPVHIIGAGPCGYFAALKLIELGLKPILLERGKDVRDRRRDLKGIQQDGIVNPDSNYCFGEGGAGTYSDGKLYTRSDKRGSIQSVLNTLVAHGADPEIVVDVHPHIGSNRLPEIVANIRHTILKYGGEIYFNTRLEDIVIENNLLHKIVTNKDTYPCTDVILATGHSARDIFLLLQNKNCTIDCKPFALGVRIEHPQQVIDQIQYKQNPRHAKLPAASYSLSCQIQGNGVFSFCMCPGGLIVPAATAPGELVMNGMSLSRRDSPFANSGFVCSVDAVDFKNYKHQNALQGMYFQKEVEQKMFDLGDGSQKAPAQRLRDFIEKRKSSDLPDCSYIPGIFSASLDKELPHTISERLRNAFLYFGERMSQFLHPDAILVAPESRTSSPVKIPRDPKTLMHPEINGLFPAGEGAGYAGGILSAAMDGQRVAQAVYNKIFQV; encoded by the coding sequence ATGCAGCTGGTTGATTATCGTTTGCTTCCGGAAACCATTGACAGCGAAGAGGCACATCGTAAAGCCATCGCCGAACAATTGCAACAAACGAAAGGTACTGGTTTTCATTATAAAATAGTCAAGCGAAATATTGATGCGCGTGCAAGAAATATATATTTCGTGTTTCGCGCAGAAGTGTATCCTGATTCGATTCCTGATTCAATTCCTGTTGAATTTAATTACAAAAATGTATCAGATGCAAAGCCGGTACACATCATAGGCGCCGGACCTTGTGGATATTTCGCTGCATTAAAATTGATTGAGTTGGGATTGAAACCAATTCTTTTAGAACGAGGTAAAGATGTGCGTGACCGACGCAGAGATTTAAAAGGGATTCAACAGGATGGAATTGTTAATCCGGATTCAAATTATTGTTTTGGAGAGGGTGGAGCAGGTACCTATTCAGATGGAAAATTATATACACGTTCTGATAAAAGAGGAAGTATTCAATCTGTATTAAATACCTTAGTTGCACATGGCGCTGATCCGGAAATCGTAGTCGATGTTCACCCGCACATTGGAAGCAATCGCCTTCCGGAGATTGTAGCAAATATTCGACATACCATTTTGAAATATGGTGGCGAAATTTATTTCAATACAAGACTTGAGGATATTGTAATTGAAAATAACTTACTCCATAAAATTGTTACAAATAAGGATACCTATCCATGTACTGATGTGATTCTTGCAACCGGTCATTCTGCACGTGATATTTTTTTATTATTGCAAAATAAAAATTGCACCATTGATTGCAAACCTTTTGCTTTGGGTGTTCGGATCGAACATCCGCAACAGGTAATTGATCAGATACAGTATAAACAAAATCCAAGACATGCAAAATTGCCTGCAGCGAGTTATAGTTTGTCCTGTCAGATTCAAGGAAATGGGGTCTTTTCATTTTGTATGTGCCCTGGAGGCCTGATCGTCCCGGCGGCTACTGCGCCCGGCGAACTGGTTATGAATGGAATGTCATTGTCTCGAAGAGATTCTCCCTTTGCCAATAGTGGTTTTGTGTGTTCTGTAGATGCGGTCGATTTTAAAAATTACAAGCATCAAAATGCTTTACAGGGTATGTATTTTCAAAAGGAAGTTGAACAAAAAATGTTTGACCTGGGTGATGGATCGCAAAAAGCTCCAGCACAACGACTTCGTGATTTTATTGAGAAACGAAAAAGTTCTGATTTACCGGATTGTTCGTATATACCCGGAATCTTTTCTGCTTCACTGGATAAAGAATTACCTCATACAATTTCTGAACGATTGAGAAATGCATTTTTATATTTTGGTGAAAGGATGTCACAGTTTCTGCATCCGGATGCAATCCTGGTAGCTCCAGAATCCAGAACGAGTTCACCTGTAAAAATCCCAAGAGATCCAAAAACACTCATGCACCCTGAAATCAACGGCTTGTTTCCAGCGGGTGAAGGCGCAGGTTATGCCGGCGGAATTTTATCTGCTGCTATGGATGGTCAGCGGGTAGCTCAGGCAGTTTATAATAAAATTTTCCAGGTTTAG
- a CDS encoding tungsten formylmethanofuran dehydrogenase yields the protein MAKTSKFKIDKEILEKAFRIMCTAKCLTEHYEANFKFVSKYVHATSRGHEAVQIALGLQLTPDDFLSAYYRDDSLLLAIGMQPWEIMLQLMAKRDDPFSGGRSYYSHPSLKRDGMPKIPHQSSATGMQAIPSTGVAMGLQYRTIAKINPTKGISICSLGDASITEGEVAEAFHMASLKQLPILYLVQDNQWDISAHASEIRKGNAMDFAKGFPGLEAVSVDGTNFELCYETFTSVLNKIRKEQRPFLVHATVPLLNHHTSGVRKEWYRDDLEQQQLEDPFPKFKNYLHQNGFSDAYLNQLEFECKQLVESDFERARSAPDPEPSDLYLHDFAPAVVLEETGNRQPDQGEEKVMVDCALFAIDELMQKHPECLLYGQDVGKRLGGVFREAATLAQKFGDHRVFNTPIQEAFIVGSTVGMSAVGLKPIVEVQFADYIWPGLNQLFTEVARSCYLTNGKYPVSMILRVPIGAYGSGGPYHSSSVESVVCNIKGVKVVYPSNGADLKGLIKAAYEDPNPVVIFEHKGLYWSKVPGTDAAKVIMPDADYKIPLGKGRIALQANEDTPQSTLVIISYGMGVHWALNAAKNFKDRIEIIDLRTLVPLDEELIFKSVKKHNRCLVLTEETLENSFAQALAGKISERCFKDLDAPVKSIGSKNLPAIPLNSILEKEMLPGMDEIHATIQYLLDF from the coding sequence ATGGCGAAAACAAGTAAATTTAAAATAGATAAAGAAATTCTGGAAAAGGCCTTTCGTATAATGTGCACTGCAAAATGCTTGACCGAACATTATGAGGCAAATTTTAAATTTGTTTCAAAATATGTACACGCAACTTCCAGAGGACATGAAGCAGTTCAAATTGCTTTAGGTCTGCAATTGACTCCGGATGATTTTCTATCTGCATATTATCGGGATGATAGTTTGTTGTTGGCGATTGGAATGCAACCCTGGGAAATTATGTTGCAGCTGATGGCAAAGCGGGATGACCCGTTTTCAGGAGGCAGATCTTATTATTCACATCCCAGTTTAAAAAGAGATGGGATGCCAAAAATTCCGCACCAGTCTTCTGCTACCGGAATGCAGGCCATTCCATCAACAGGGGTCGCAATGGGTTTACAATATCGAACTATTGCAAAAATAAATCCTACCAAAGGGATTTCGATTTGCTCGTTGGGGGATGCATCAATCACAGAGGGTGAAGTTGCAGAAGCATTTCACATGGCTTCATTAAAACAATTACCCATTTTGTATTTAGTTCAGGATAATCAATGGGATATCAGTGCACATGCATCTGAAATTCGTAAAGGAAATGCAATGGATTTTGCGAAAGGTTTTCCTGGATTGGAAGCAGTAAGTGTTGATGGAACAAATTTCGAATTGTGCTATGAAACATTTACATCAGTCTTAAATAAAATTCGTAAAGAACAACGTCCTTTTTTAGTACATGCAACCGTTCCTTTATTAAACCATCATACCAGTGGGGTGCGCAAAGAGTGGTATCGTGACGATCTTGAACAACAACAGTTGGAGGACCCATTTCCAAAATTTAAAAATTACCTTCACCAAAATGGTTTCAGTGATGCGTATCTTAATCAATTAGAATTCGAATGCAAGCAACTCGTTGAATCTGATTTCGAACGTGCACGTTCTGCACCCGATCCGGAACCTTCTGACTTATACTTGCATGATTTTGCTCCTGCAGTCGTTCTTGAGGAAACCGGCAACCGACAACCCGATCAAGGGGAAGAAAAAGTTATGGTGGATTGTGCCTTGTTTGCGATCGATGAATTAATGCAGAAACATCCGGAGTGTTTACTCTATGGACAAGATGTCGGAAAGCGATTGGGAGGAGTGTTTAGAGAAGCTGCAACTTTAGCTCAAAAATTTGGAGATCATCGCGTTTTCAATACACCAATTCAAGAGGCATTTATTGTTGGCAGTACCGTAGGCATGTCTGCTGTAGGATTAAAACCGATCGTTGAGGTTCAGTTTGCCGATTATATTTGGCCAGGCCTCAATCAGTTATTTACTGAAGTTGCCCGGTCGTGTTATTTAACAAATGGAAAATATCCGGTGAGTATGATATTGCGCGTTCCAATTGGCGCATATGGCAGTGGTGGACCTTACCATTCATCAAGTGTTGAATCAGTTGTTTGTAATATAAAGGGAGTTAAAGTGGTATATCCTTCCAATGGAGCTGATTTAAAAGGTTTGATAAAGGCAGCTTATGAAGATCCAAACCCAGTGGTCATTTTTGAGCACAAAGGATTGTATTGGTCTAAAGTGCCGGGCACCGATGCTGCCAAAGTAATTATGCCTGATGCAGATTATAAAATTCCTTTGGGAAAAGGCAGGATTGCATTGCAAGCAAATGAAGATACTCCTCAATCTACTCTCGTTATTATCAGCTACGGCATGGGGGTTCATTGGGCATTAAACGCAGCAAAAAATTTTAAAGACCGAATTGAGATCATTGATCTACGAACGCTAGTGCCTTTGGATGAAGAATTGATATTTAAATCTGTAAAAAAACACAACCGCTGTTTAGTACTTACAGAAGAAACCCTTGAAAATAGTTTCGCTCAGGCACTTGCAGGAAAAATCAGTGAGCGCTGTTTTAAAGATTTGGATGCGCCGGTAAAATCCATTGGTTCGAAAAATTTGCCAGCCATTCCATTGAATAGCATTCTCGAAAAAGAAATGTTGCCAGGCATGGATGAAATTCATGCAACGATTCAATATCTTTTGGATTTTTAA
- a CDS encoding caspase family protein: MKLYQILSILFIAAGSSNAQSQSRPLDTNPGYALLIGIGAYPPESEWEALHGDADVQLVRSTLIKLGFPNYNIISLINEEATKSKILQAFDLLKKQISPKSIVHVHFSGHGQQLKDKNNDEIDGYDEAFVPFDSPKYFKSKVNEGQNLLTDDQLDSLITEIRIQIGSEGQLFVSTDACHSGTSTRSKITGRGTDVIMANAEYITKHMNSKSDSNGLLIKSKGANANMAPLISMSSSSPNEKSYETPLSLSQPYGLFSYFLCKNLLINKPCLSYSELHQNITSNVRAYTGLQHPQIEGPEEYCVFNNQIKKLSKFIRVRDVISNNMVLIDQGILHHIYAGSEILFYSASIRDTTGQKYIAKGIVDESAALDADVLLDGNIPAEELRNAKAVVSKIVYGNDKTRLQLLLKDSLLSNRIRDALFSLTSFQEVDTDPDLYFENPEGFANSANLSIYNRDAEIIYQQQLDASNEQAEFNDIKRLLIKYQKSQQLKKLELENGQLKAELTMSGQDPGTALKDQVFNLNLNDTISFTIKNTGPQNFYFSLLEIRPDFSIQRIYPEQSKASSDYYLVSGNSYQSPSFKIIPPKGSYFLKLLLSANPIDFNGMDATRSLKTSNQAELGNWIKQISQGAGSAETSFGIPTKDELSISTYYVKIN, translated from the coding sequence ATGAAGCTCTATCAAATTCTCAGCATACTATTTATCGCAGCAGGAAGCTCCAATGCACAATCTCAAAGCAGACCCTTAGATACTAATCCCGGGTATGCCCTGTTAATTGGTATTGGAGCTTATCCTCCTGAAAGCGAATGGGAGGCATTGCATGGCGATGCGGATGTACAACTTGTCAGATCCACACTAATTAAACTTGGCTTTCCCAATTATAACATCATTAGTTTAATCAATGAAGAAGCTACAAAATCGAAAATCTTACAAGCATTTGATTTATTAAAAAAACAAATCAGTCCAAAATCTATAGTGCATGTACATTTTAGTGGACACGGGCAACAACTTAAAGATAAAAATAATGATGAAATAGATGGATATGATGAAGCGTTTGTTCCTTTTGATTCCCCAAAATATTTTAAATCAAAAGTGAATGAAGGACAAAATTTATTAACAGATGATCAACTGGATTCCCTGATAACCGAAATAAGAATTCAAATCGGCAGCGAAGGGCAATTATTTGTAAGCACCGATGCATGTCATTCCGGAACCAGTACACGAAGTAAAATAACAGGTCGGGGAACGGATGTTATCATGGCAAATGCCGAATACATCACGAAACATATGAATTCAAAATCGGATAGCAATGGGCTGTTGATTAAATCCAAAGGAGCGAACGCTAACATGGCACCTCTTATTTCGATGTCAAGTTCAAGTCCCAACGAAAAATCTTATGAAACTCCCCTTTCTTTATCTCAGCCTTATGGATTATTTAGTTATTTCCTTTGTAAAAATCTATTAATAAATAAACCTTGTTTAAGTTATTCCGAACTCCATCAAAATATTACGAGCAATGTAAGAGCATATACCGGGCTCCAACATCCGCAAATTGAAGGTCCGGAGGAATATTGTGTTTTTAACAATCAAATAAAAAAATTGTCAAAATTCATTAGAGTCCGGGATGTCATCAGCAACAACATGGTGCTAATTGATCAGGGTATATTACACCATATTTATGCAGGCAGTGAAATTTTATTCTATTCTGCATCGATTCGTGACACCACTGGCCAAAAATATATTGCTAAAGGAATTGTTGATGAAAGTGCAGCATTGGATGCAGATGTTCTATTAGATGGAAATATACCCGCAGAAGAACTTCGAAATGCAAAAGCTGTTGTTTCTAAAATAGTATACGGCAATGATAAAACACGGTTGCAATTGTTGTTAAAAGATTCATTGCTTAGCAATCGCATTCGGGATGCCCTATTCAGCTTAACAAGCTTTCAAGAAGTTGATACGGATCCAGATTTATACTTTGAAAATCCTGAAGGCTTTGCAAACTCAGCGAATCTGAGTATTTATAATCGAGATGCCGAAATTATTTACCAACAGCAATTAGATGCCAGCAATGAACAAGCTGAATTTAATGATATTAAACGTTTATTAATTAAATATCAGAAATCACAACAACTTAAGAAACTTGAATTAGAAAATGGTCAACTGAAGGCTGAATTAACGATGTCAGGTCAGGACCCTGGAACTGCACTGAAAGACCAGGTATTTAATTTAAATTTAAACGATACCATTTCATTTACAATAAAAAATACAGGGCCCCAGAATTTTTATTTTTCACTTCTGGAAATCAGGCCAGATTTTAGTATCCAGCGGATATACCCGGAACAATCAAAAGCCAGCAGCGATTATTATTTAGTCTCTGGTAACTCCTATCAATCCCCTTCATTCAAAATTATTCCGCCGAAAGGATCCTATTTTTTAAAACTCTTACTCAGTGCAAATCCGATTGACTTTAATGGCATGGATGCCACCCGATCTCTAAAAACAAGTAATCAGGCTGAATTGGGAAATTGGATTAAACAAATCAGTCAGGGCGCAGGGAGCGCAGAAACCTCATTTGGAATTCCAACAAAAGATGAACTTAGTATCAGCACCTATTATGTCAAAATAAATTAA
- a CDS encoding CHAT domain-containing protein, with protein sequence MKKIILSLCILILSACAIAQDKLIESLNKLSTTREVGIDSIASFNYSNVAYSIDLCESELLPEPVKAWYFLEDQGKWEQAKVILNHFIAQEAFCNMDIQSQYYLHLRLIQLQIHLNDFSEAYVSLDELMSEIKTSNSPLSVINSLIAIKLQTILNYNKTKDSSCVQPFELTLNRIIPKSQSEQAEYITCQIKLAELFREQNQKEQALNTLLATQKRFENYFESNPAGKYYLHIGLAISYQALQNYDSAKSQLLAAESNCNQVFGMNSIAYLQLSKIQAKLHRELGDLNQCENILTNAIKIAKENNLVHSIAYHNIVCSLASLYNSFGKREIAETLAMEAKANFESNTMTHGPEYIQCLEILSTIYYNEKRWDEAEVLLIKSNVLRQQLHGLSHYSIAENLSRLGSLYLMKEQYAKAESLYIKAISLSKINAHEMKFPFISINLGLLYTRTGQYEKAEKTLLQVKNYYETHFGNYNKTYLWILDNLAELYTNMKQYDKATQIFVEASKLRKQIIYDSFKYLAPTEVDGFIKTFKRGINLFNAFLLNCPNPETALLVEAYDNELFYKGFSLNYQQEIQRLVGKYKIHQELYDSIKYYCKLSNKEFLNQAPNKDYITSINKTIEALEQRLCKNLSGYERFTRNVQFSDIKSKLKTGEAVVEISLINTSTDLKIDSLQFIAFVFNANAVAPGMVKLGSEFKFTQFFPKNETLKADYVNAIYSVAARGFEPIQEANGNYLFQFLIQPLLPALKNVQTIYYAPTGGLHKINIQAIPTTDTKVFGQNYQVIQLASSRDLMHIHTKTSTLKNAQLFGGINYMEKDTTTNNQSTFQGAIASRSMPAFTTQNMNASEWPDLKHTQTEVSLISNLLKKSGVKVSAYLGSKATEAQFNKLGLGKKSPDIIHLATHGYFISLEQLNKLSNTTDSFQVIKKMPMLRSGLLLANGYNTWKSGPKEFLNTNDGVLTALEVSQMDLSNTKLVVLSACETGLGDINGNEGVLGLQRAFQIAGVNKIIMSLWEVPDFQTQELMQQFYHYWITKKYDIPTAFTKAQMGLKEKYGNPYFWAGFILVNY encoded by the coding sequence ATGAAGAAAATTATTTTATCACTTTGCATCCTGATCCTTTCAGCTTGTGCAATCGCTCAAGATAAATTAATTGAGTCCCTAAATAAACTAAGCACAACTAGAGAAGTTGGAATTGACTCCATCGCATCCTTCAACTATTCAAATGTTGCTTACAGCATTGACTTATGCGAATCAGAACTCTTGCCAGAACCTGTCAAAGCATGGTACTTCCTGGAAGATCAGGGTAAATGGGAACAAGCCAAGGTAATTTTAAACCATTTTATAGCTCAAGAGGCATTTTGCAACATGGACATTCAATCCCAATACTATTTACATTTAAGGTTAATACAATTGCAAATACATTTAAATGATTTTAGCGAAGCCTATGTAAGCTTAGACGAATTGATGTCTGAAATAAAAACATCAAATTCACCTCTTTCAGTTATCAACAGTCTGATTGCAATAAAATTACAAACCATCCTTAATTATAATAAAACGAAGGATAGTTCTTGCGTTCAACCTTTCGAACTTACGTTGAACCGAATTATACCCAAATCACAATCAGAGCAAGCTGAATATATTACTTGTCAAATAAAATTGGCTGAATTATTTCGGGAACAAAACCAAAAAGAGCAGGCTCTAAATACACTTCTCGCCACACAAAAGAGATTCGAAAACTACTTTGAATCAAACCCAGCAGGAAAATATTACCTACATATTGGTTTAGCAATTTCTTATCAAGCGCTTCAAAATTACGACTCAGCTAAATCTCAGCTTCTTGCTGCTGAGTCAAATTGCAATCAGGTCTTTGGAATGAATAGCATTGCCTATTTGCAACTTTCAAAAATTCAGGCCAAACTGCATCGCGAGCTTGGAGATTTAAATCAATGCGAAAACATCCTAACGAATGCCATTAAAATTGCAAAGGAAAATAATTTAGTACATTCCATAGCATATCATAATATCGTTTGCAGTCTTGCTTCTTTGTACAATTCATTTGGAAAACGGGAAATTGCAGAAACACTGGCAATGGAAGCCAAAGCAAATTTTGAATCCAATACAATGACCCACGGACCTGAATACATACAATGTCTGGAAATCCTTTCAACCATTTATTACAATGAAAAGAGATGGGACGAAGCAGAAGTCCTGTTAATTAAAAGCAATGTACTACGCCAACAACTTCATGGCTTGAGTCATTATTCAATCGCCGAAAACTTAAGCAGATTGGGAAGTCTCTATCTGATGAAAGAACAGTATGCTAAAGCAGAATCCCTTTATATTAAAGCAATCAGCCTTAGTAAGATTAATGCACATGAAATGAAATTCCCCTTTATTTCCATCAATTTAGGGCTATTATATACTAGAACCGGACAATATGAAAAAGCAGAAAAAACGCTTTTGCAGGTAAAAAACTACTACGAAACACATTTTGGAAACTATAATAAAACGTATTTATGGATTCTCGACAATTTAGCGGAGCTCTATACCAATATGAAACAGTATGATAAAGCAACTCAGATCTTTGTTGAAGCCAGCAAATTACGCAAACAGATTATATATGACTCATTCAAGTATTTAGCGCCTACAGAAGTAGATGGTTTCATTAAAACATTCAAAAGAGGAATCAATTTATTCAATGCCTTCTTGCTGAATTGCCCTAACCCGGAAACTGCGCTACTCGTAGAAGCTTATGATAACGAATTATTTTATAAGGGATTCAGCCTGAATTACCAACAAGAAATTCAACGGTTGGTTGGGAAATATAAAATTCATCAAGAATTATATGATAGCATTAAATATTATTGCAAGCTTTCAAATAAAGAATTTCTAAATCAAGCGCCCAATAAAGACTATATTACAAGTATAAATAAAACGATTGAAGCATTAGAACAACGCCTATGCAAAAATCTATCTGGTTACGAGCGCTTCACGAGAAATGTACAGTTCAGTGATATTAAATCCAAACTAAAAACTGGTGAAGCTGTAGTTGAAATATCCTTAATTAATACTTCAACTGATTTAAAAATTGACAGTCTTCAATTTATAGCATTTGTATTTAATGCCAACGCTGTAGCCCCCGGAATGGTAAAACTTGGAAGTGAATTTAAATTTACCCAATTTTTTCCTAAGAACGAGACCCTCAAAGCGGATTATGTGAATGCTATTTACAGTGTAGCTGCAAGAGGTTTTGAACCTATACAAGAAGCGAATGGAAACTATTTATTTCAATTCTTAATTCAACCGCTGTTGCCGGCTTTAAAAAATGTACAGACCATTTACTATGCTCCAACTGGCGGGCTGCACAAAATTAACATTCAAGCAATTCCAACAACTGATACCAAAGTTTTTGGACAAAATTACCAAGTCATTCAATTAGCTTCCAGCAGGGATCTCATGCATATTCATACAAAAACAAGTACTCTTAAAAATGCACAATTGTTTGGTGGAATCAATTACATGGAAAAAGACACTACCACAAATAACCAATCGACATTTCAAGGAGCAATCGCCAGTCGTTCAATGCCTGCATTTACAACTCAGAACATGAATGCATCAGAATGGCCGGATTTAAAACACACCCAAACTGAAGTTTCATTAATTAGCAATTTATTAAAAAAATCCGGCGTAAAGGTGAGTGCCTATTTAGGTTCCAAAGCAACTGAAGCACAATTTAATAAATTGGGGCTCGGAAAAAAATCACCAGATATCATACACCTTGCAACCCATGGTTATTTTATTTCTTTAGAACAACTTAATAAATTAAGTAATACTACCGATTCATTTCAAGTCATTAAAAAAATGCCCATGTTGCGCTCAGGCTTACTGCTTGCAAACGGATATAATACATGGAAATCAGGACCAAAAGAATTTTTAAACACGAATGATGGGGTCTTGACTGCATTGGAAGTGAGCCAGATGGACTTAAGCAATACGAAACTGGTAGTATTGTCAGCCTGTGAAACAGGACTTGGTGATATAAACGGCAATGAAGGCGTACTTGGTTTACAAAGAGCCTTTCAAATTGCCGGTGTGAATAAAATCATCATGTCTCTATGGGAAGTTCCGGATTTTCAAACTCAGGAGCTCATGCAACAGTTTTATCACTATTGGATTACTAAAAAATATGATATCCCGACCGCATTTACAAAGGCACAAATGGGCTTAAAAGAGAAATATGGCAATCCCTATTTTTGGGCAGGATTTATTTTAGTAAATTATTAA
- a CDS encoding sigma-70 family RNA polymerase sigma factor, whose translation MKQKRMKEEQLIQELRDGQDKAFSFLFREHFASTLHYVTNNSGTREDAEDVFQEALIVLVRKLREQTFELNVKVASYLYAVVTKMWLYKLRSRRGIYEDSDLLDNHMDPNNNFEVSDNQEAQYAIVERTMTFLKEECREMLKLFYFERKSMNEIASVLGYSQDFVKVKKSRCMNELRKKLLQHEEFQDLVKL comes from the coding sequence ATGAAACAAAAACGTATGAAAGAAGAACAACTTATTCAAGAACTTCGCGACGGACAAGACAAAGCATTCAGTTTTTTATTTCGCGAACACTTTGCAAGTACCTTGCATTATGTTACCAACAACAGTGGGACACGGGAAGATGCTGAAGATGTTTTTCAGGAGGCATTGATCGTTTTGGTTAGAAAGTTACGGGAGCAAACATTTGAGCTTAATGTAAAAGTTGCCAGTTACCTGTACGCTGTTGTGACCAAGATGTGGTTGTATAAACTCAGAAGTCGTCGTGGAATTTATGAAGATTCTGATTTATTGGATAATCACATGGATCCAAATAATAATTTTGAGGTAAGTGATAACCAGGAAGCTCAGTATGCAATTGTAGAGCGTACAATGACCTTTCTTAAAGAAGAATGTCGGGAAATGTTGAAATTGTTTTATTTCGAACGGAAATCAATGAATGAAATAGCAAGTGTATTAGGCTATTCTCAAGATTTTGTAAAAGTTAAGAAGAGCCGGTGTATGAATGAACTGCGGAAAAAACTACTTCAACATGAAGAATTCCAGGATTTAGTTAAATTATAA
- a CDS encoding T9SS type A sorting domain-containing protein: MKRTTFISLVACIAIFELFVNSLPEPRNPPLGNTGAPGETTCMPSGCHSGGSFTGTVSISGIPDTVLADQVYNLTLTNSADAIRSGFQLTSLDINNKFTGTLTGNTEVNVSKDNTTGRTYARQALAKNFNSGQVNWTFKWKAPASVTDNKLTFYFTGMLANGDGDKSKDNTVKSLKTVVFQIPTSTQDAVNPFEQFKAVQLANTLLILGLENPSNYKYELTALNGQQIQSGTLESTISLQTLVEGVYLLHVHSGTQQVTSRLYLR, translated from the coding sequence ATGAAACGTACGACATTCATAAGCCTTGTAGCTTGTATTGCAATTTTTGAATTATTTGTAAACTCATTACCTGAACCAAGAAACCCACCCCTGGGAAATACGGGAGCTCCGGGTGAAACCACCTGTATGCCTTCCGGATGTCATTCTGGTGGTAGCTTTACAGGCACAGTCTCCATCAGTGGCATTCCAGATACTGTATTAGCAGATCAGGTATACAATCTCACCCTTACCAACAGTGCCGATGCTATACGTTCAGGCTTTCAATTAACCTCTCTGGATATTAATAATAAATTTACAGGTACCCTTACCGGTAATACAGAAGTCAATGTTTCTAAAGATAACACTACCGGTAGAACCTATGCACGCCAAGCCCTTGCAAAAAACTTTAATAGCGGTCAGGTAAACTGGACTTTTAAATGGAAAGCACCTGCAAGTGTTACTGATAATAAACTTACTTTTTATTTTACCGGCATGCTTGCAAATGGCGATGGAGATAAAAGCAAGGACAATACGGTTAAAAGTTTAAAAACAGTTGTTTTCCAAATTCCAACTTCGACACAAGATGCAGTGAATCCATTTGAACAATTTAAAGCAGTTCAATTGGCCAACACCTTGCTTATTTTAGGACTTGAAAATCCATCGAACTATAAGTATGAATTAACTGCATTGAATGGACAACAAATACAATCCGGAACTTTAGAATCCACTATCTCCTTGCAAACACTGGTTGAAGGCGTATATTTATTACATGTCCATTCCGGAACGCAGCAGGTTACAAGTCGTTTGTATCTTCGTTAA